The region CCTGGGATCTCATTGCCGTCCTTATCGACCAGCTTGCCGGTCTCATCCCCCTTCGGGTTGTCGATCTTGCCAACGGTGTGCTCGCCACCGTTAGCCGGAACCGTGGAGTTAGCACCGTCCGTGTTAATCGACGGCGCCGAAGGCGTAGCGTCCGGGTTCTTGATCTCGACCTTAATGGTGTCAATCACCTTGCCGTCCTTGTCCTTGACAACAACAGTGATCTTGTCACCCGGCTTCGCATCCTTAGACGGAGTGACCTTGATACCACCGTCCGGCTCGATCTCAGCAGTACCCGGACCCTCGGTCTCAACCGTAGCGCCCTCAGGAACATCACCGGAACCATCCTTCTTCGGGACAGTCACATCCTTACCCGGCGTAGTCGAAGCATCATCCCAATCCGGATTCTTCGGAGCAGGAGCCTCCTCCTTGATCTCGACCTTAATGGTGTCAATCACCTTGCCGTCCTTGTCCTTGACAACAACAGTGATCTTGTCACCCGGCTTCGCATCCTTAGACGGAGTGACCTTGATACCACCGTCCGGCTCGATCTCAGCAGTACCCGGACCCTCGGTCTCAACCGTAGCGCCCTCAGGAACATCACCGGAACCATCCTTCTTCGGGACAGTCACATCCTTACCCGGCGTAGTCGAAGCATCATCCCAATCCGGATTCTTCGGAGCAGGAGCCTCCTCCTTGATCTCGACCTTAATGGTGTCAATCACCTTGCCGTCCTTGTCCTTGACAACAACAGTGATCTTGTCACCCGGCTTCGCATCCTTAGACGGAGTGACCTTGATACCACCGTCCGGCTCGATCTCAGCAGTACCCGGACCCTCGGTCTCAACCGTAGCGCCCTCAGGAACATCACCGGAACCATCCTTCTTCGGGACAGTCACATCCTTACCCGGCGTAGTCGAAGCATCATCCCAATCCGGATTCTTCGGAGCAGGAGCCTCCTCCTTGATCTCGACCTTAATGGTGTCAATCACCTTGCCGTCCTTGTCCTTGACAACAACAGTGATCTTGTCACCCGGCTTCGCATCCTTAGACGGAGTGACCTTGATACCACCGTCCGGCTCGATCTCAGCAGTACCCGGACCCTCGGTCTCAACCGTAGCGCCCTCAGGAACATCACCGGAACCATCCTTCTTCGGGACAGTCACATCCTTACCCGGCGTAGTCGAAGCATCATCCCAATCCGGATTCTTCGGAGCAGGAGCCTCCTCCTTGATCTCGACCTTAATGGTGTCAATCACCTTGCCGTCCTTGTCCTTGACAACAACAGTGATCTTGTCACCCGGCTTCGCATCCTTAGACGGAGTGACCTTGATACCACCGTCCGGCTCGATCTCAGCAGTACCCGGACCCTCGGTCTCAACCGTAGCGCCCTCAGGAACATCACCGGAACCATCCTTCTTCGGGACAGTCACATCCTTACCCGGCGTAGTCGAAGCATCATCCCAATCCGGATTCTTCGGAGCAGGAGCCTCCTCCTTGATCTCGACCTTAATGGTGTCAATCACCTTGCCGTCCTTGTCCTTGACAACAACAGTGATCTTGTCACCCGGCTTCGCATCCTTAGACGGAGTGACCTTGATACCACCGTCCGGCTCGATCTCAGCAGTACCCGGACCCTCGGTCTCAACCGTAGCGCCCTCAGGAACATCACCGGAACCATCCTTCTTCGGGACAGTCACATCCTTACCCGGCGTAGTCGAAGCATCATCCCAATCCGGATTCTTCGGAGCAGGAGCCTCCTCCTTGATCTCGACCTTAATGGTGTCAATCACCTTGCCGTCCTTGTCCTTGACAACAACAGTGATCTTGTCACCCGGCTTCGCATCCTTAGACGGAGTGACCTTGATACCACCGTCCGGCTCGATCTCAGCAGTACCCGGACCCTCGGTCTCAACCGTAGCGCCCTCAGGAACATCACCGGAACCATCCTTCTTCGGGACAGTCACATCCTTACCCGGCGTAGTCGAAGCATCATCCCAATCCGGATTCTTCGGAGCAGGAGCCTCCGGTTTCTTGACCGTAACCTTTGCGGTAATCGTCTCACGAGACCCATCCGGATACGTCACTAAGACTGGAATGGTGTACTCGCCGACCTCTGCGTCTTCAGGTGGCGTGACCTCAATCTTTCCGTCCGGCGCAACAGTGACCCAGTCAGGTGTATCGATCTGCTTGCCATTCGGATCGGTCACCTGAGTGACCTGCTTGAACGAAGTACCCTCAGGAAGATCCTTACCATCCTTGTCCTGCGGAGCTGCCACTGTCGTGGTCTCTCCCACCTTCGCCTCAGCATCCTTGTACTGCGGCTCAAATTCACCGTTCTGGCGAACCTTGTCAACAGCAATGAAAGAGTCCTGAGCAATCACGACGCCGTAAGCGTTGACCAGCTGTGCTACGTACGTGCCGGGTTCCGCAAAGTCTGTGGGAGCCAGGTCACAGTTCTTAGCATCTGCCAGGGTGTTGACTGGGCAATCTTCACCGATCTGCTTGCCGTCCGGACCGTGCCAAACGATCTTGTTGTCACCAGAGAACGGCAGCTCACCTGTCAGCTTGATCTTCGCAGGCTCTAGGTTGTTGATGCCTTCTGGAAGATCTGCCGGGTTGAGGTAGGAATCATAATTTACGATATCCAAGGTCGTGATGTCGGCCTGAACATCAGCGAAGTTGATGTTGTACCAACGGTTTCCGGCGTAGCTCGGAATACCAACTGCGCCACCCCAGTTCGGGTTCTCACCCGAGTTACCGTTTACCTTCTGGAAGACCGGCGTGGGGAAGCCACTGAAGGAGTTCAGGACCTTGCCGTCCTTCTCAGCCCAAAGGTAGGTGTACTTATTCATGCGGTCGCCGACATCGTCACCCATACGGATGGTGTAACGGCCTTCCGCATCGGTTTCAGCACCAACGGTCTTCAGGATTGGCTCCTTGCCGTTCGCACGCATGTTTTCGATCATGCTCTTGGTTGCGGCAGCCTGCTCACGGTACGGCTTGTCACCAATGGCAAGTCGCTCGTATTCCGCAATACCCTCGTCGGAAAGAACAGAGGCGTAGACCTTAGCCCCCTCCATCGGCTGATCGCCCTTCCACTCGTAAAGCGGACCAGTCTCGTCACGGTCAGGACCACCTTGTGCATCGCGCCAAACACGGCCGTAGTAGGAATAACGTGGTGCCTCCGTTCCTTCAGGCTTGTGCCAGCCCTCCTCATCCATGGAGAAGTTCGGGCTCATCATGTAGGAGTTCTCCTCAGCGCTCGGAGCACGCTCTTCCAAGAAGATGCCGGTTCGTTGCATATTGTTACCCTCGAGGTAGAACGCACCGTTCGCGGAGCCCTGTACTACAGACGCCCACGCGCCTGGGACACCGCCACCAGCCTGGCGCACATAGGCCAGATCATTACCGGTTTCCTCGTTCTTCAGAGGGGAGTCAACCCAAATGCGGTACTCCTGACCCCTAAGCGCGCGGAAGAGGTGTGGCTTACCGTTCACATCGACGAACGAGTACTCACCGCCTGGGACTTCACTATCCGGGTGGGAAAGTACATTGCCCTCCCCATCCCGAGCACGAAGATCAAAGACATAGTTACCTGACGTGTCACCAAGCTGGTGCGACTTCGTGGTAAAGATCGGGGAAATCGTGCCATCACGGTCCTTGAACTGCATGTAAATCGTGGCGTCGTTGATACCCATGGTCCCCTTCAAAGAAGACGATGCAGTCACCTCTTTGAGGCCAATAAGACCAGACAGGGTTGCGAAAGCGTTCGTCATTCCAGTTCTGTTCGTGACGTATCCATTCGCGATGCCGTCCGCTTCAATCAACTTTGTTGGGTCTGTCGGCGGGGTGGCTACAACAGTTCCCGACGTTTCAGCATGCGCAGCCGGACCAGTCTGCGGTACTACAGCTGTCTGAACTGCCGGTGCAACCAACGCAAACGACAATGCGGCCGCGGCAATCGAGGTGCCTCGACGCGCCTTATATGAGTTTCGCATAGAAATTCCTTCCATAGATGCAAACAGATTGACTTCCAGCTGTCCGACCAAAAGCCACTCGTCGTAAATTGTATCAATCCATACAGGCCACAGATTACGTACAGTTGTTTTCTAATTTTGCAGGCCATAGACTTACAAACGTCGATTTTCGGCCTTCATATAGCCCATTTTTGAGTCAGTTAGTACATTTTTGTACATCTAAATACATACCCCCCCCCCCCGAAACGTCATCACACCTGGTTTCTAGCCCAAAATTACATATGTGGCGTACCTCTTCCCCAAATAGCCCAATTCATAAAATAAATAAGCTGTGGCCCGTTACACATTCGATAACGGGCCACAGCTATAGCTTTTCTTAACAGACCTTCAGGCTTGCTTCACGCAACCTGGCCCCCTACTCGGGGGTGTAAGCGGGTCGCGCGGCAACTTCCTACTTTGTCAGCTTGCCATCCTTCGTGGTGGACTCCGACGACAGCTTCGTCGTCTTACCGGACGACCCCTTCAGCTCCAGGTCCTTCACAGAGGAGCTTGGGCCGCCGGGCTTGCAGGCGTCGTAAATGAACGTGCCTGCCAGGACACCAGCAGCGATCAGCGCGATGCCTGCGACAACCATGCCGAGGTCCGCACCGACGGTGCGCAGCTGCGCGTTAATACGCTCAGCCTGGCGTGCCATCTCCGGGTTGAAGATGCCAGCCTGCTGCTGGATGCGGGTGTTCGCAGCTTGCAACTGCGCCTCTACCTGACCAGCGAGGTCACTCAGAACCGGGATCTGAATCTGGGAAGCCAGACCCAGCGGCAGCAGCGCGATCAGCGGCAGACCGAAGCCCACAGCGGATGCTGCACAGGCACCAGCGTTGACCTTGCCAGCAACCGTGACGGTCTCCGCCTTGTTGCCGTGGCCGTCCCTCACGTTGATCTTGTCACCCTGCTTGAGCTCGACGCCCTTTGGCAGGTTCACGGACCAGTTGCCGTTCGCGTCGGTCGTGGTCTCAAGTTCCTTGCCGTTGGGCAAGGTGACGATGATTGTCTCGTTCGGGCGGTCGCCCTTACCGGAGATCTTCGTGTCACCGGCCGTAATCGGGTTTACCGTCGGCGCGGTGGTGTCTGGCTTCTCGCCGTCGTTCGCAGGGTCGGAGCCAGCCTTGACCTCAGCTTCATTCGTGACGCCGTCGCCATCGAAGTCACCTTCCGGATCCAGCAGCGACTTGCCGTCCTTGCCGATCAGGTCGAAGTTGGCGGTCGCGCTGTTCGTCGAGTCGTCTTCGTAGGTGAAGTCAACCTCGACAGCCGGGCGGGCGAACGGTTTGAACGTCTCGAAGAACTTATCCCAACGCTTCTCGACGTCAGAGCTCTTGAGTTCCGGCAGCTTCGCCTTGAACTCGTCAGAAACATCCTTCATCGACGGCGCCTTCGCTGTGAGCACGCCGTTTTCCTGCGGGGTGAACGCCCACTTCTCAGCACCCTCAGGCTTCTTCACCTCAGCACTCTTCACCGGAGCCTTGGTACCGAACGGGTCGTTGGTGTTCTTCTCACCATCAACCGGAACGCCCGTGACCTTGTCGTACTCCGGCACGAAACGCTCAGCGTCGGTGCCGACAGTGATGGTCGTCTGCACCTCGTCGGTAGAGCCGTCCGGGTAGGTCACAACAACAGTGACGTCGTAGACGCCCGGCTTCGAGGTGTCCGGGTTCTCCTTGTACTTAAACGACGTGCCCTTTGGCAGGCTGTCCGCGTCCTTGATGTTGCCCTTCGCGTCCGGGGTGCCGCCGGTCTTGACCTTCTGGTCTTGGCCCTGCGGGTCGTTCTTGTCGGCGTCGGTCGCGTTCTTCTGCACCTTGACGTTAGCGTTGACCTTGTCGGTGGTGCCATCCGGGTAAGTGGCGACGATGGTCACCGGCTTGTCACCCTCAGTGGAGGTGTCCGGTGTCTTTTCGTACTCGAAGGTCGTGCCCTCCGGCAGCTCGTCGATGTTGGTGACGTGATCCTTTGCCTCAGGGACCTCATTCGGCGCGACGGTCTTGTCCTGGACTTGCGGCTCGTAGGTGTCGGCGTCCGACTTCTTCGGCTGCTGCGGCTTCGGCTCCTCCTTCTTCGGATCCTCCACCTTCACGGTGGCCTGCACCTCGTCGGTGGAACCATCCGGGTAGGTCACGATAACCGTGACCGGCTTATCACCAGCGGTAGAGGTGTCCGGATCTTCCTTGTACTTGAACGTCGTGCCCTTCGGCAGCTTGTCCGCGTCCTTGACGTTGTCTTTCGGTTCCGGCCTCTTGCCGGTTTCAACCGTCTGGTCCTGGCCCTGCGGATCATGTTGGTCAGCCTGCGTGACCTTATCCTGAACAACGACCTTGGCCTCAACCTCGTCGGTGGAACCATCCGGGTAGGTCACGATGACGGTGACCGGCTTGTCACCAGCGGTAGAGGTGTCCGGATCTTCCTTGTACTTGAACGTCGTGCCCTTCGGCAGCTTGTCCGCATCCTTGACGTTGTCTTTCGGTTCCGGCTTCTTGCCGGTTTCAACCGTCTGGTCCTTACCTTGCGGGTCGAACTGCTCGGCTTGATCCTTAGCGACCTTCACCGTCACCGGCACCTCATCGGTGGTGCCATCCGGGTAGGTCACAACGACCACAGCCTTCTTATCACCAGAAGTGTCGGTCTTCGGCGCATCCTTCCAGGTGTACTTGGTGCCCTCCGGAAGCTCGTCCTTGTTCGCGATCGAGTCCTCAGCCTTCGGCTCGGAGTTCTTCGCAACCTCCTGGTCCTTGCCCTGCGGGTCGAACTGCTCAGCCTGATCCTTGGCAACCTTCACCGTCACCGGCACCTCATCGGTGGTGCCATCCGGGTAGGTCACAACAACGACAGCCTTCTTATCACCAGAAGTGTCGGTCTTCGGCGCATCCTTCCAGGCGTACTTGGTGCCCTCCGGAAGCTCATCCTTGTTCGCGATCGAATCCTCAGCCTTCGGCTCGGAGTTCTTCGCAACCTCCTGGTCCTTACCCTCCGGGTCGTACTTGCCAGCCTGGTCGGTTACCTTCAGCGGCACAACGTCGGTGTGCTCGGTCTCGTTGCCGTCCTGGTCCACCAACGTGTAGGTGACGGTGACGTTCGGCTTTTCCTCAGAAGCGTCAACTGTCTTCTTCGGCGTACCGATGATCTTGCCGTTCTTGGGCTCCAGCCCCTCCGGAAGGCCCTCAACCTTGATGGAGTCCTTCTTCAGCTCGAAGCCTTGCGGCAGTTTGTCAAAGCCTTCCGGCTTCACTTCCTGCTCGTACGGCTCACCGACAACACCGTCGGACAGCTTGGTGTCCGTCACCGTGATCTTGGTGACTACCTGCTCCTTACGCTTCTGCGCGACGGGCTTCTTCTCGGTCTTCTCAACGCGCTTTTCCGGATCTTCTTCGTCCGGGTTCTTGTAGACCGGGTTGCCGTCGTCGTCAAGCACCGGCACTTCCTGCTCCACCATGACCTCGACCTCGCGAGTCACGATGACCTCGGTGGTGCCCGGGGTGGTCGGCTTGCCGGTGATCTTGCCGGTCTTCGGGTCGATCTCAAGATCCGCTGGCAGATCCTTGGCGGAGAACACTGGTTCCGTGCCCTCCTTCATGTTGTCCGGCAGATCCTTGAACAGCGGCGTGACATCGTTATCCGGGAAATCGGTTCCCACCGACCCCAACGGCAGCGGCTCAGGAACAACAGCGGTGAAGGAGTCTGCAATCTCCCAACGATCAGACGGCTCACCGGAAGCCGGGTCAACAGAAACCAGCGCAGCGGTGTAGACGGTGGTCTTCCTCAGGTCTTCAGGAGCCTGGAAATCACAAGACTTGAGCGCACCCTTGTCGTCGCTCTTGATCTTGCATAGCGCATCCTTGATCTCGGTCTGGGTGCCGTCCGGGGTGGTTGCGTACCAACGGATTGCGTACTCCGTGTTCGGCAGCAGGCCGGACGTCTTCGTGGTCACCTTGGAGCCCGGACGACCCTTGTTGTCGTAGGAGTTGTACTCCGGAATATCGAAGATCGGCTGTGCAGTCATCAACGGGAACTGCAGACCGTTCATGTTCGCGCCAGCAATAACGGTGCCCTGGTCGCCGTAGTTCATGAACATGTTGGCGACGAACGCAGAGTTCTTCACGTCGCGGCCCTCAATGTTCGGGTAGATGTACATGTAGTCAGTGTTGATATGGCGCACGTCGTACAACGAAGCGCCGGTAAACACGTTGACCCACTGGTTCTGATAGTCCTCTGCGACCTTGCCCCAGTCTTCGTCGCTGACCACATTGTTCACACCGAAGTTGGCCTTGTCGCGCGAGTAGCCCAGTGTGCCCTTGAACGGCAAGTAAATCGTGCCGTCGTCCTTAGACGGGGCAACCACGGTCTCTGCAATGTGGGAGCCTTCGCCGTGCTCATCCTGGTACGCCTTGATGATGCGTTCCTGGTTCGCACGCTCCTGCTCAACGGTGTAGTTCGGGTTCTCGTTCTTCCAGGCGTCAATCTGACGCGCGACTTCGTCGTTGAGGTACGACGCGACAATCTCGATTCCGCCAGCGGCGCGATCGCCGCGGCTCGGCTGGTACTTGTAGTAACCCGGCAAGGTACCGGCAGACTCACCAGTCTCCCACCACACCATGGACTCGTTCGGGTGGGCAATGCTCTTGATCGCGCCAAAGTCTCCGTAGTACGGGAACTGACCATCAACCGTCGGCTCACCAGTCTCGCCATCGAGGGCTCGGGTCCAATCCTTCTCCGGCTTAGCCAACCAACCAACGTGGTTCGGCTTCTCTTCCAGCACAAAACGGCCGTTGGTAATACGGGAACCAGCAGGGCCTGCAGTAAAGTTCCAAGATTCCTGCACACGGTCCGTAATCGAGGTGTAACGACCCGAGTTGAAGTCACCCGCGGCAACCACCGAGTACTTGCTTGGATCCGGGTTCTCGCCCCACACGCGGACGCGAACGCCACCGGCGGCCAGCCAGAACGGCGGCGCGTCGACCTCGTTGGTCACGTTTTCAGACAGGTCGAAGGAGAAGCGACCCTCGGAATCGGTCGTGGTATAGAACGTCGGCGAGACCTCACCGTTCTTGGTCACGTACTGCAGGTAGATGACATTGCCCTTGAGCGGCTCATTGTTCGAAGACAAGTCATCGTGGCGGCCATCCTTATTGATGTACGCCCAGCCGTGATAGCCATAGAAATCACGCCAGCCACCCTTAGTAAAGATGGCGTTTGGCACCTGCTTGTTCTTACCCTCGCCTTGCTGGGCGCCCTTGTCAGCGCTTGAGGCAGGAGCAGCAGAAGCCGGCGGGTTGTCTTGTGCAAACGCAACAGGTTGAGCCAGCGGGGCCACCAGTGCAAAGGACAACGCCGCGGCGGCAATCGAAGTGCCGCGACGTGCCGTGATGCTCTTTCGCATATGTTTCTTCCTTCTTCCCGAAGATCTGAATGTCCAGAAAGTTGTGTCCGTGCCCGTCAATAAGGTGCACAGACCTTTCCCGAAACTAAACAATATCGACAGGAGTGCACCGTTCCGGGAATCCTTTTTCGCAAGAAACTTGCACAATTCCGCCCGCATTCAGCGCCTATTCGGCCGGAATCCACGGCAGCCTGCATCGACTCAAACTGAAGCCCCATCTCCGGCCGGTTACTTTTCTTTTGGTTAAATCATTTTAAGAATGGATTGATAACGGCCCTATTTCTTTTGACTTTCGACAGCAGCCAAGCGGATTACCGTCGAACATTCCTTGAGCTTCAGCGGGAATAAAACCCAAACACATCGAACGAAACACAAACGTAGCGCTCACGATATTTGCATCAGACCTTTAGTTCAGTGTCTTATCCGGTAATTGCCGAAACGAGTTCCTCCCTGAGTTTTTCCAGACAAAGATCAGCCAAAGGGGTGGCGAGAAATCTCCAAGAAGCGCGAAACGCCCCCTAATAGGGGCGTTCTAATAGTTGATATAAGGCGGTCTACTGTGAGTTTTCCACACAGAAGCCGAGGTAGACCGACGGAAACTTCGGTGCTTTCGCCTCAAGCGTGCCGATCCATAAAGGGACTAGCTCGAGAGCCACATCAGGAGTTTTCAGTACGCAGACGCTGCCTCATATCACCGATAAAGCGACGTTCAGTCTCGAGCGAAAAGCGAGCATGAATCAGTTTGCGGCTCCGAGTCAAGGCCACCTGTTCATATTTACAGACGGCAAAGAGCTGCGGAAGAGCGATATCGCAGACAAACGTTTCCCATGTGTCCAAGTCGAATTGAGGGCTATCCTCCCGCTTATCCCACACACCTTCAGCCTGAACGGTGTAATACACCTTCGCCGGCTCGTTTAAAGCAAGGTTCAACCGAACCTTCACCACATCTTGAGCGTTTGCCTCATTAAGAGTCGGAAGCTGTGCGCCGAGACTCAACGGGGCCTTTCCATGAGGATTGGGGCCGTTCGGCGTTGGAACCACTGCCACTGCGGGAGTGCTAAATGTTGAGTGGCTAAAGAACCTGTTGGACAGTTCGTAAACATTGTCGACCACTTGAATCACCTGTGTATCGGTTGGAAATCCGACGTGACATATTCTTCAAACTCTCGAGCCAGATCGATATCTTCACTCACCAATTCGACATCGTAAGTGGCTTCTCGAGTGTCATACTGCGCTCGCCGTGCACGCTCCTCCGTGATAGTCGGATATGAATCACGCTTAAAAACGACGATACTTACGAAACCATCAATCGCCTCCGCGTAGTCCGCCAAGGTTTGAAGCTGCAGGTTGGATACGGGATTGATGGATTCAATTTGGCTCACCCTCGCCTTGGACAATCCGCCCATTCGCTCGCCGACTTGCTCTTGCGATAATCCACGTTCCTTACGCAAAGTCCGCATACTGTGGATAAGCTCAATGAACACCTCCTGCTGGTCAATGCCAGCTTTATCTTGTTCATACAACTGATCAAGAATGCTGTTCATCTTGAATTTCACCTCCATCTCAACAAAGTCAATATATAGCTTAACTTACTGACGTTATATCCAGCTAGCCTAGTCTGCATACATTGTGGGGTCGGGTGGTCTGACTTGGCTCTTTTCATCAGCCGCGAATCGAGTAACCGAAACCATGGCTCTGGCAATATCCTTTGTCTGCCGACCTCGTCGCATCTGATCTTTCGTGCCACCACCACCCACAATGACTCGGTTCCGTGGTTTCCCCTCCAGGTCAGAGACATCGCTGAAGTAGACCCGGTGAGCCGACGCCGGATGGTCGTGCTGGCTGTATAACTCCCCCATCCAGATCAGACTTACATCGCTAGGCAATTGCGCCGGTTCAACTTTCCTCCCTACAGGAATTCGATGTACTCCATCCTCGTTTACGACTGAGTCCGAAAGCTCAACGTTATCCGATTCGTCGAGGCAGCTCCCAGGCCTGTTTAGCCAGTTAAGTTTGGCAAGAAAGTCCCCTGCTGACCTTCGCATATTGACGCGGCGCTTTTCGATCTTTTCGAAGCCACGCGATGTATTCAGCGAATTCCTCGGTGACGTCCCAACGTTTACCGCCGTCATCACTATGCTCAGTTGGGATGTAGCAATGGGGCTGGCTGCCAAACTCCGGTGGATCGGACTCAAGAGGATTCAGCGACATACCCACATACTATTGCGCCGGTACCCTATCGATCATCAACGATTCGAACATAGTTTCGACACCGTTTATTTTCGAAGTCCCGGTGCCCGTAATCATGTTCAACCGCAGAAGTCCCATCAAGGCTTCTTACTGCTCAGCCCGTCCTTATCCACCTCTGGCCCGCACTGCGTGTAGATCAGCGCACTGAGCGCCACGCCGAACGCCAGGAGGCCCGCGCCAGCCAGCGCGATCTCCGGGTTCTTCACGCCGGACTGGCCACCAGGGCCGAACGCGTCGGCCATCGCCTTGCGCATCGGAGCAAGCGCCTGCTGCACGCCAGGGATCTCCTGCGCCGCGATACCCAGCGGCAGCAGCAACAGCAGCGGCACGCCAGCCGCGACGGACACCGCGATGCACTTCTCCACTTCCCAACGCTTCGGATCCTCGGACGGGGCCATCGTGGTTGGGGTGGTTGGGGTGGCAGGCGTAGTGGTCTCGGTTGGCTGCTCCGGCTCCGTGGTCGGGGTCGGGGCGGGCACGGCGAACGGGTTCGTGCGCTGTTCCAACTCGTCGAGGTTGGACACGCCGTCACCGTCGGCGTCCGCTGTGCGGTCGAGCAGTGGGTGCTTGTGGGCGTCGAGAAGCTCGAAGGCAGCTGTGGCCAGCTCAACACGGCCGTCTTCGTGCTCGACGATGACGTTGACCGCCGGGCGAAGCACGTGCTGGAAGTCCACCGCGAACTGGGCCCACACAGGCGGGCGCAGCTGCACCACGCCGTCGCGGGCGCTGCCGTAGGCCTCCTCGAAGAGCGCGGCCAGGAACTCCTGCGACGGCGCAACCGCGTGGATCTGGCCGGTGTTCTCGTCGAGGGTGAACTCCCAGCCGTGCGCGCCGGCCGGGGCGTGCATCTCGTAGCTGCGCACCAGCGCCAGCGAGTCGGCGAACGGGTCGCGCGTCATGGCGCGTCCGCCCATGTCAACCGGCACGCGGCCGAGCGCGCTGTTCGGATCCGCGTAGTTCGCGCGGGCGTCCGCCGGCGGGGTTGGGGCCGCCGAGGTGGTCGGAACTGGGGTGGTGCCCGGCGCGGTCGCTGGGGTGGTCGGGGCCTGCGAGGTCGCCTCGCTTGTCGACGTCCCCTTCGTCGGCACCGGTGCTGGTTCAGGCGTCGCGGTGGACGTCGGCACCGTCGCCGTAGGAGCGGCGGAGGTCGGTGTGGTGGAGGTCGGCGCTGTCGTCGTGACCGGGGCGGCCACGCGGACGCGCACCGGGATCACGTCGGAGGAGCCGTCCTTGTAGCGCACCGTGATATCGAAGACCACGGTGCCCGGGGTCGCGTCCTTCGGCGCGTGCAGCTTCACCGCGTCGCCTTCGACGGTAACGCCCCAGTCCAGCGGGCCACCGACGGAGACCTCTGCATCCTTCGGCAGGGCATCGCCCAAGTTGTCCAGTGTGAG is a window of Corynebacterium pseudogenitalium DNA encoding:
- a CDS encoding Rib/alpha-like domain-containing protein, with the protein product MRNSYKARRGTSIAAAALSFALVAPAVQTAVVPQTGPAAHAETSGTVVATPPTDPTKLIEADGIANGYVTNRTGMTNAFATLSGLIGLKEVTASSSLKGTMGINDATIYMQFKDRDGTISPIFTTKSHQLGDTSGNYVFDLRARDGEGNVLSHPDSEVPGGEYSFVDVNGKPHLFRALRGQEYRIWVDSPLKNEETGNDLAYVRQAGGGVPGAWASVVQGSANGAFYLEGNNMQRTGIFLEERAPSAEENSYMMSPNFSMDEEGWHKPEGTEAPRYSYYGRVWRDAQGGPDRDETGPLYEWKGDQPMEGAKVYASVLSDEGIAEYERLAIGDKPYREQAAATKSMIENMRANGKEPILKTVGAETDAEGRYTIRMGDDVGDRMNKYTYLWAEKDGKVLNSFSGFPTPVFQKVNGNSGENPNWGGAVGIPSYAGNRWYNINFADVQADITTLDIVNYDSYLNPADLPEGINNLEPAKIKLTGELPFSGDNKIVWHGPDGKQIGEDCPVNTLADAKNCDLAPTDFAEPGTYVAQLVNAYGVVIAQDSFIAVDKVRQNGEFEPQYKDAEAKVGETTTVAAPQDKDGKDLPEGTSFKQVTQVTDPNGKQIDTPDWVTVAPDGKIEVTPPEDAEVGEYTIPVLVTYPDGSRETITAKVTVKKPEAPAPKNPDWDDASTTPGKDVTVPKKDGSGDVPEGATVETEGPGTAEIEPDGGIKVTPSKDAKPGDKITVVVKDKDGKVIDTIKVEIKEEAPAPKNPDWDDASTTPGKDVTVPKKDGSGDVPEGATVETEGPGTAEIEPDGGIKVTPSKDAKPGDKITVVVKDKDGKVIDTIKVEIKEEAPAPKNPDWDDASTTPGKDVTVPKKDGSGDVPEGATVETEGPGTAEIEPDGGIKVTPSKDAKPGDKITVVVKDKDGKVIDTIKVEIKEEAPAPKNPDWDDASTTPGKDVTVPKKDGSGDVPEGATVETEGPGTAEIEPDGGIKVTPSKDAKPGDKITVVVKDKDGKVIDTIKVEIKEEAPAPKNPDWDDASTTPGKDVTVPKKDGSGDVPEGATVETEGPGTAEIEPDGGIKVTPSKDAKPGDKITVVVKDKDGKVIDTIKVEIKEEAPAPKNPDWDDASTTPGKDVTVPKKDGSGDVPEGATVETEGPGTAEIEPDGGIKVTPSKDAKPGDKITVVVKDKDGKVIDTIKVEIKEEAPAPKNPDWDDASTTPGKDVTVPKKDGSGDVPEGATVETEGPGTAEIEPDGGIKVTPSKDAKPGDKITVVVKDKDGKVIDTIKVEIKNPDATPSAPSINTDGANSTVPANGGEHTVGKIDNPKGDETGKLVDKDGNEIPGSKVVIDEKTGEVKVTVPEGTDPQDAKVIITDGTGNHTIGEIDVKIVNPNYGDPTTVEAGKTESSNNPFGKDIKAPVEEATGTPSKGSEDWEFGPKDGDVVKPGNDGVVTATAPSYDKVNEKISEKLPEIKSHEAGKRWAEFVKEFESFAKPKVEVEFTYNGGSKDKATAEFDLVGKDGKSLLDPEGDFDGDGKTNEQEIKDGTHPADSDNTPPTINKIEPGAKVIEGKGDRPGESITVTIPGKDGKVIEIPTTTDKNGNWKVEVPAGVDLKTGDTITATDGAGNKTEAKVSIDTGKCVASAVGFGLPLIALLPLGLASQIQIPVLSDVAGQVEAQLKTVNTRIQQQAGIFNPEMARQVEQINAQLRTFGADLGMVAAGIVLIAAGILVGTIINDNCNPNGPKSSVKDLELKGSSGKTTKLSSKGDKNVSTSTSTAPETDTPKP